Below is a window of Patescibacteria group bacterium DNA.
AACAACTTAGGATGTAAATTACTAACACTTAATGATAAGGTGAACATGGCTATACCAAATAATAAATCAACAAAATTACCATTGTAGTAAGTGCCTACTGAGGTACTATAAGAAAAGCAAAAATCTGCAACATAATTAACGACTAACCCGATAATGACTAATGTTACGGGTAACTTTAATCTTTCTCCAATATAGTTAAATTCTAAACCTGAAAATATAATCAAGATAGTTAATATTGCTATATCTCCTCCTGGGTAATATAGATCTAGAAATATTTTTATAGCTCCATCAGACAGTGCGATTGCACCTCCATGTAACTGCATAAAAATAAAGTAATAAGTTACAATGGCCATTAAAATTGGGATTAGAAAGAAATATATTTTCTCTTTTGTTTTCCTTACTTGTGTTTGAATAGATGTTAAATTTGCCAACATAATAATACCAATCCCCAAAAAAATAGGCACTTGAAAATAGGCTAAATCCATCCATGATGGATATGGTACTTCTACATATAAAAACATATTGTAATATACCCAAATGAACGTTCCTAAAGACCAAAAAAGTAAACCAACACTGATAAAAAATAATGATTTACCAACAATACTTTTATATCCTCCCCATTGTTTCATTCTGTAAAATCCAATCATTGTCCCAATACAGGGTAAACCTGCTTGAAAAAAAACAAATATTAAACCATAACCATTGTATGACCAATGAAACAAATTTAAAGAAATTATTGAACCAGTTAATAATAAAAACCATACCAACAACACCTTATCTGATTTATTTGAAAACATGGCGCGTAAAGTATTCATACTCGTTTTTGATTATGTAGCACAATCGCATCGTAAATTAAAACCTGTTGTAACTGCTGGCCAAACTTTAAACCGATTTGATTCACGCAGGGTTGATCAGCCTCGATTAATAATTTTGAATCTTTGATTTCATCCAGGCGGAAAAAGGCGAAACCGTAGACATCGGTGGTGGTGTAGAGTGGTAACATGAAGGCGAATTTGTGTTTTTGCATAAACACGAGCATCTCGGCATGCATCACGTCAGACATTTCATCAGCCAACGGTGAGCGCCGCTCGGTGGTATAGATGCTGTGAAAATGTTTTGCAAAATACACCAAGGCGTGATTTTGTGGCAACAAATAACTGAACTTATCAAACACCGCTTGATACTGCTTCCGTTTCCAATCAAATATACAAACATGGATTTGGTTGATGGCATACATTTGCCTAAAATGATCCTGTAACTTTTTAGTAATCCCCTCCACTGACCGCAAGGTTTCTGGATTTACATCTAACGTTTTAGGTAAAACAATGTTTACTCCCCCAGCCAACCGCGGTTGGTGCATCAATTTACGCATGCCTTGTTGTAAGATAAATAAAACAAGCGGCAAGGTTAACGCGAATAACAAGTGAGCTGATGCCGCAGTAATCGTGCTGTAGTGCACTACTATCCATTCCAAACCATAGGCTATACCAACCGACAATATTACCACCCAGCTAAGGCCAATGAGTTCAATAATATTACGTTTAATTAGGATTCGCATAGTATGATCTTGTCTTACTCCTTATCCTAAAAAGTGCAATGATCCTGTAGCGACGGCGCTAACAGTAAAACATTGATTTTTTAGCTAAAATTAGCCAAAATAAATTCTAGATATATGTGGATAACATTTTTTAGCGACGGCTCTAAAAAATGTCGTTTTGCTACATATGCGCCCTTCTAACCTTATTCATGAGTATATTAACCTGACGGCTCACTCCAACCGGAAAAGCATAATTTCTTTTGATGCTTAATAAGCGCGACGGCAATTCTTCTCGCTGGGTTAAAACATAATGGCGAATTTCATTGAGTGTCAGCAACCGACAGATCAGTTTTCCATGCTCTACCATTTTTCTCAACAGCGGTCGTCCCAACTGTTCATGTTCAAGCCCGATGATATCTTTTTGCATCACACCATCTTGATACACTCGAAACACTTGTTTTTTACCAGGATAGTTACTCTTATCTGAAGCCAACTTGGCTTTTGGAACCACTGTCTGCCCTATCTGCAGCTCAGCTAACTTATAAACAGCTTCTAAGCTTGGAGCGTCCTTTGACGCTATCATTTCTGTGAGAGCCATGAATTTGTCTATCGGTGCACTTCGACTCAACAAATTGTCTATTTTCCATTCATCTAAATTACTCGCGACCGTTATCGTTACTTCTTTAAGACCCGCTTTGTCTAACAGTTTCCTTGCTTGCACAGAACGCTTGTATAAATCACCACTGTCAATGGTGATGCCTTTTATTGAATTTTTCTTTCGCTTCAATTCACTAGCAACTTGGATAGCATGCTGTAATCCTCTATCAAAATTGTAGGTATCAACCATAAAATCCATCGTATTTGGAAAAATTTCTGCTGCCCGGCTCATCGCTGCCGTCTCGGTAGAAAAAGATTTGATCAAAGCATGATAGGTCTTTCTGGAAGGATCACTAAACGGTAGATCATATTTCCTGCAGAAAGCCGGAATCATATTAGCACCATGCCCACCCGCAATATAAGTTGCCCGGCCGAATTTAAAAGCAGATTCGTTAGATTGAGCTCGTAAACTGGCCGATGCAAGAAATTTCTTGTCTTTGGCTGCTATTACTCCTCTGATCACCTTTGATAAAAAAATGGTATTACTTGTAAAGGCGTTAATCAAGAACATCGTCATTAGATTTCCTTCAATGATCGGTGCGGTGATACGCACGACTGGCTCATCCGGAAAAAATACCGTGCCCTCTGGCAAGGCATAGACATCTCCGGTGAAATGAAAGCCTCGCAGATACCGTGCAAAACGAGGAGTGATGATGTTATTTTTTTGTAAGTACCTTACTTCGTCACCTGTGTACCGCCAATTCAGTATGCCACGCACTATTTCCTCTGTGCCTCCCATCAATAAAAAATTTCTGTTCTTCGGCAAGCTTCTGACAAAGAGATCAAATGTTGCAACCTGGTGCTCCATATTTGACTCAAGCCAGATTGAACCGGCGGTAAATATCTGAGGTAACTCAAAAAGATGGAGGTCAGAATGGGTAAAATATGGTGTTTGGGGAAATGGTTTAGTCATTAGATCCGTTTATTTGAGAGAGGAATTAAGTGACCAAGTTTTTTGATTCTGAACTCAATCTGCGACTTATTATATTTATGTAATTTAGTGATGAGTGGTTCACGCCGGATCTCAATATTCATCTTTTCCAAAGCGGATATCTTTTTTGGGTTATTCGTGAGAAGACGAATCTGTTTTAATTTAAACCACTTCAGAACATCTTCGATCTCGCTGTAATCGCGGGAATCGACTGGCAAACCCAATGTGAGATAAGAATGAATCGTATCATAACCTTCGTCTTGCTTTTGATACACGCGGATGTGGTTAAAGGCGCCAACCCCTCTGCCTTCGTGGTTGACCACATAGATAATAAGACCTTTACGCGCGCGGTGGATTACTTCCATCGCCATCTGTAGTTGCGCATGACAGTCGCAACGCTGGGAATGAAATATCTGTGCAGTATTACAAGCCGAATGAATGCGAACCAATGGCCAGTCAGTCCCTTTGACGCGACCTTTCTCTAGAGCGTAATAATCTCCGTTACGTAATCTTAAAAGGTATAATTTGAAATGCGCTACAGATTGCTTTCCTACTAGGGCTGGCATTTTAATCGGTCCGGCGACTTTAATTTTTTGTGCAGATCGTTTTATTTCAAAGACATAAAATACCCTAGGATCTCCCTTGGGCATTGTCTTTTTGCCAATGAGTTTAACTGTAAAACTCGCCGCTTTGGCTAAACGCTTCATCATCGCAATGTCTCCATAGTTGGCTTGTGCCAGATAAATTCTTCCGTTGCGGTTGAGGTACTTACTTACTTCTGAAAAAAATCTTTTATAGGTTCGGAACCCAGAGTCCCAGAATGAAGCTTCCACAAGATCCTTGGCGGCTTTGTTACGGTAGGGCAAATTTACAGTAATAACGTCAAATTTTTCACCGGTCTCTAATTTGTTGAATAGATCGGAACAGCGCGCATCAATGATCTTTGTGAAGCCATGAGTGTGAGCGTTCTGGTTCGTAGCTCGTACTGCCACAGAATTGGTATCTACAGCCACCACCTTACTGGCTCCTTTGTATGCAGAAAATACAGCAATCACTCCGCAGCCAGTGCCGATATCCAACACACGCTCACCGGGTTTAATCATATATTTTTTAACGAGCAGAATTGAATCCTCATACGGTACAAACACAGTGCGATAAACAATAAATTTCTTTTCACAATAATTAATCATGATGCCTTTGTTAGGTATAGTGCGCGATTGTTTTTGTTTAGTTTTTTGCAGGCGTGTGATCTTGGCCAGTTGTTTTGAAGTGAGCATAGAGATCAATTATTATTATTACGAAGTTGTATTAAATAACTTGCCGAGCAACGTTGACGAATTTTTTTAATCGCTCAGTTTTTGGATTAATTAAAATATCACCAGTTCCCTCTTCCACAATACTACCCGCATCCAGAAAAATTACTTTGTCACTAATTTTACTTGCTAGGTGTAACGCATGACTCACAATAACTATTCCAACTCCTCGGTTGGCAATCTGTTTAAGATGGGCAAGAATCAGATAAGATTGTTCGATATCTAACGCGGAAGTTACTTCGTCAAGTAAAAGGTAATTTGGTTTAAGGAGCAAAGCGCGTACCAGAGCCGCTCGCTGGCATTCTCCGATTGATACTTCGTTTGGGTAGCGCTCTAAAAATGAATCCATCTGAAATAGATCGACCATTTCTGCAAAATGCTTTTCATTGATATTCTTGCGCAAAGGTAGCGTTAGATTTTGCCTAATAGTTAAATGCGGCCAAATGAAAAGTTGCTGAAAAACAATAGTCAAATTTGGATATGGAAATTTAATACATTCATCTTGTCGAATCGGAAATTGATAATTGTCTTCATCAATTTTCAATGATCCTGCATCCGGAAAATCAATTAAAGAAATGGCGCGCAAAAAAGTCGTTTTACCAGCCCCACTCGGACCAACAATAGAAATGATCTCACCACTTTCCAAGGATAGGGAAACATTATTTAATATTTTCTTACCAGCTATTATCTTGGTGATATGAGTTGCGTGCATCATATTACTTCTCGGAATGATTTCTGGTATAAGTTTTTTTCAGCCAATAAGCCAGTACATTAAGTGGCAAACAAATAGCGATAAAAAATAAGGCCAGGGTTGTATAAATTTCGACTGGTTTGTAGATCATGGAGTTGATTCTTTGAGCAACACGAAAAATCTCTTCAACAGAAATTAAACTGGCGAAAATTGTGGCTTGCAACATCGCCACTTGCAGAAAAAGCAATTGCGGAATAACGGCACGCATCATCAACGGAAATTTAATTTTAGTAAATATTTCTTTTTCGCTTAGCCCACTGACTTTACCGGCAATAAAATACTGTTTCGGCAGTCCATCCAAACTATCTTTTATTATGGCTGCAACAAAAACAATATTAACAACCGAAAGACCAGCTGCTGCGGTAATAAATGGTTTGATGACAACTCCTAACATGGCTTGCAAGGGGAAGTGCAACCAAAACAAAATAACTAAAATTGGACTACTTGAGATTAGAAACCAAAACACTTTGAGCCAAGAGCCTACACCTTTTTTTTGATGTGCCCACCAGCCAAACAATACACCAAAAACTAAACCTGTCGTCCAAACAATTGCAACTAACGCCAAACTAACAAGGATGCCTGAGATGAGACCCTCCCGATATTGAATAATGATATGTGCGATCGTGTCAAACATGTTCGCTATGGTACGGTATATGGTTTGACGACTGGATAAAAGGATCCTGGATACTTTTCGTACTGATGTATTAATTCATTTATTTTCCCGTTATTCAATAGTTCTTCGAGCGCCGTATTCATCATTGACTCAAATCCAGCTTGATTTTTTGGTATTCCCATTGTATTACCAAAAGATCGAATCGGATCATCTTTAGTTATATTTTTTACCGAACCCGGATTATTCGCCAAAAATTCTTCAGCAATAGCCGGCTGAACAAAAGTCACATCCGCTTTATGCGTTATGACATTAAGAAGTAATTGTGAGACAGGAGTATCTTGCGGCAACGAAATAACAGTTGCGTCAGGAAAATTTGATTGAGTGATAAAAGCCGACATTTCACCATCTATCGTCGCAACCGTAATATCTGGGTTATTGATATCGACTAGATCAGCAAAACGATTTTCATCTGGGCGTGTATACACACCAACCGCGCTGTAATAAAGCGGGATTGTAAAATCTATATTCTTTGCTCTGGCGGCATTAGGCCATAAGTCTGTCACGATCACATCGTAACGACCAGCGTCTAATCCCTCTATCATTGTTCCCCAACCAGCCTCTTCAACCCAATTAATTTTGAGATCCAAATTTTCACCAGCCACCTCAAGTGCATCGTGAAAAATACCAGACAGCTCACCAGTATTTGGATCTTTGATCATGGCCGGTGGATCTACTACATAGCCAGCGCGAATTTCTCCTTTGTCCAATACGGTAGACAAAAGATCGTCATTTTGACTGGTTCTATTTTTATCAGAGAACAAATTAACCCCAATGAAAGAGGTAATGAGGACTATCACCACAATCAGCAAAATTGATTTATAATTGTTCAGGTTATACATATTTGATTATTTAAAGTGTAAAGTAGTGCCAGATTTTGTGAAGGCCTTTTTCGCGACGGCGCAACGGCAAAAAACTGCAGTTTATTACGACAGAGTGCAACGACCTGCTTGTGGATAACATTTTTCAGCGACGGCTCACCTACGTTCCTAAGAAGGAACTTCGGGTGAGTAAACTCTAATGTTGGTCACTAACCCCACGTTTTAACGTGTGGGTTAGTTTGAGTTGGTTCTTCTGTCCACTATCTTTTTTCAGGGCTTTCATTTGTATTCATCTTTTCAGCGATCCATTTTTTGCAGCATTATTACAGCTGTTGACAAACAAAAAAGTTTTATGATATACTTTTTTTACTGAGCTTGTTAGGGTTTAGGCCCTCTCACGGTTGAATACATAAAACCGTAAACAAGTCTCAGTAAATAACAAAACAAGTTATAATACAATCAATCCCCTTCTAAATCTCCAATGTGGAGTATTTTTTTGTTTGATGTATTTTTAATATTTTACATTGACCATACGATATTGCCATTGAGAATTTGTATTCATTTGCTCCAGATGATTCGTTTCAAAAAATTCTTGCAAGGTATGTGATTTTTGTATAATCACAGGAGCCAATTTTAACAACCGAAAACGAATGTATTGATCTAGTTTTAATCTAGCCTTACCTTTTTTCTTAAATTTGAGATGTTCAATCCCCTTGGCATTGAAAGATACCGGCGT
It encodes the following:
- a CDS encoding nicotinate phosphoribosyltransferase: MTKPFPQTPYFTHSDLHLFELPQIFTAGSIWLESNMEHQVATFDLFVRSLPKNRNFLLMGGTEEIVRGILNWRYTGDEVRYLQKNNIITPRFARYLRGFHFTGDVYALPEGTVFFPDEPVVRITAPIIEGNLMTMFLINAFTSNTIFLSKVIRGVIAAKDKKFLASASLRAQSNESAFKFGRATYIAGGHGANMIPAFCRKYDLPFSDPSRKTYHALIKSFSTETAAMSRAAEIFPNTMDFMVDTYNFDRGLQHAIQVASELKRKKNSIKGITIDSGDLYKRSVQARKLLDKAGLKEVTITVASNLDEWKIDNLLSRSAPIDKFMALTEMIASKDAPSLEAVYKLAELQIGQTVVPKAKLASDKSNYPGKKQVFRVYQDGVMQKDIIGLEHEQLGRPLLRKMVEHGKLICRLLTLNEIRHYVLTQREELPSRLLSIKRNYAFPVGVSRQVNILMNKVRRAHM
- the ribA gene encoding GTP cyclohydrolase II RibA; translation: MLTSKQLAKITRLQKTKQKQSRTIPNKGIMINYCEKKFIVYRTVFVPYEDSILLVKKYMIKPGERVLDIGTGCGVIAVFSAYKGASKVVAVDTNSVAVRATNQNAHTHGFTKIIDARCSDLFNKLETGEKFDVITVNLPYRNKAAKDLVEASFWDSGFRTYKRFFSEVSKYLNRNGRIYLAQANYGDIAMMKRLAKAASFTVKLIGKKTMPKGDPRVFYVFEIKRSAQKIKVAGPIKMPALVGKQSVAHFKLYLLRLRNGDYYALEKGRVKGTDWPLVRIHSACNTAQIFHSQRCDCHAQLQMAMEVIHRARKGLIIYVVNHEGRGVGAFNHIRVYQKQDEGYDTIHSYLTLGLPVDSRDYSEIEDVLKWFKLKQIRLLTNNPKKISALEKMNIEIRREPLITKLHKYNKSQIEFRIKKLGHLIPLSNKRI
- a CDS encoding ATP-binding cassette domain-containing protein, whose amino-acid sequence is MMHATHITKIIAGKKILNNVSLSLESGEIISIVGPSGAGKTTFLRAISLIDFPDAGSLKIDEDNYQFPIRQDECIKFPYPNLTIVFQQLFIWPHLTIRQNLTLPLRKNINEKHFAEMVDLFQMDSFLERYPNEVSIGECQRAALVRALLLKPNYLLLDEVTSALDIEQSYLILAHLKQIANRGVGIVIVSHALHLASKISDKVIFLDAGSIVEEGTGDILINPKTERLKKFVNVARQVI
- a CDS encoding ABC transporter permease subunit, whose translation is MFDTIAHIIIQYREGLISGILVSLALVAIVWTTGLVFGVLFGWWAHQKKGVGSWLKVFWFLISSSPILVILFWLHFPLQAMLGVVIKPFITAAAGLSVVNIVFVAAIIKDSLDGLPKQYFIAGKVSGLSEKEIFTKIKFPLMMRAVIPQLLFLQVAMLQATIFASLISVEEIFRVAQRINSMIYKPVEIYTTLALFFIAICLPLNVLAYWLKKTYTRNHSEK
- a CDS encoding transporter substrate-binding domain-containing protein is translated as MYNLNNYKSILLIVVIVLITSFIGVNLFSDKNRTSQNDDLLSTVLDKGEIRAGYVVDPPAMIKDPNTGELSGIFHDALEVAGENLDLKINWVEEAGWGTMIEGLDAGRYDVIVTDLWPNAARAKNIDFTIPLYYSAVGVYTRPDENRFADLVDINNPDITVATIDGEMSAFITQSNFPDATVISLPQDTPVSQLLLNVITHKADVTFVQPAIAEEFLANNPGSVKNITKDDPIRSFGNTMGIPKNQAGFESMMNTALEELLNNGKINELIHQYEKYPGSFYPVVKPYTVP